The following are encoded together in the Bos taurus isolate L1 Dominette 01449 registration number 42190680 breed Hereford chromosome 10, ARS-UCD2.0, whole genome shotgun sequence genome:
- the LOC783680 gene encoding beta-2-microglobulin: MARFVALVLLGLLSLSGLDAIQRPPKIQVYSRHPPEDGKPNYLNCYVYGFHPPQIEIDLLKNGEKIKSEQSDLSFSKDWSFYLLSHAEFTPNSKDQYSCRVKHVTLEQPRIVKWDRDL, from the exons ATGGCTCGCTTCGTGGCCTTGGTCCTTCTCGGGCTGCTGTCGCTGTCTGGACTGGACGCCATCCAGC GTCCTCCAAAGATTCAAGTGTACTCAAGACACCCACCAGAAGATGGAAAGCCAAATTACCTGAACTGCTATGTGTATGGGTTCCATCCACCCCAGATTGAAATCGATTTGCTGAAGAATGGGGAGAAGATTAAATCGGAGCAGTCAGACCTGTCTTTCAGCAAGGACTGGTCTTTCTACCTGCTGTCCCACGCTGAGTTCACTCCCAACAGCAAGGATCAGTACAGCTGCCGAGTGAAACACGTTACTTTGGAACAACCCCGGATAGTTAAGTGGG ATCGAGACCTGTAA